A window of the Acidovorax sp. YS12 genome harbors these coding sequences:
- a CDS encoding acyl-protein synthase produces MRDLTRWHQQRSPWYRALLAQQGVRVDALATLDDLVALPPVHANFFKQHEALSVPEDAVALHLTSSGTTGQKSQMFFDAFTIGNARRMVDDVMQARGVASSAPANYLVNAYEPYEGLRVGTSNTNQYLMRYAPPAKVFWSLRAVGEGQHEFDAFGALAALQDYAQDGVPARIIGFPAFLHFALQRMQRLGLAPLRLPEGSCVIFGGGWKGHADQAIAKDVLHASITHWLGIAPERIVETFGAVEHSIPYVGCTRHRLHAPMWSRVLVRDVRTLAPVPDGQPGFLSFLSPYITSVPAHSVVMGDLAVRHSAGSCGCGCPTPWFEVLGRAGTSSNKSCAAAAADLLPSA; encoded by the coding sequence ATGCGCGACCTCACGCGCTGGCACCAGCAGCGCTCGCCCTGGTACCGCGCGCTGCTGGCGCAGCAGGGCGTGCGGGTGGACGCGCTGGCCACGCTGGACGACCTCGTCGCCCTGCCGCCCGTGCACGCCAACTTCTTCAAGCAGCACGAGGCGCTGTCGGTGCCCGAAGACGCCGTGGCCCTGCACCTCACCTCCTCGGGCACCACGGGGCAGAAGTCGCAGATGTTCTTCGACGCCTTCACCATCGGCAACGCGCGCCGCATGGTGGACGACGTGATGCAGGCGCGCGGCGTGGCCAGCAGCGCGCCGGCCAACTACCTGGTCAACGCCTACGAGCCCTACGAGGGCCTGCGCGTGGGCACCTCCAACACCAACCAGTACCTGATGCGCTACGCGCCGCCGGCCAAGGTGTTCTGGTCGCTGCGCGCCGTGGGCGAGGGCCAGCACGAGTTCGACGCCTTCGGCGCCCTGGCGGCGCTGCAGGACTATGCGCAGGACGGCGTGCCGGCGCGCATCATCGGCTTCCCGGCCTTCCTGCACTTCGCGCTGCAGCGCATGCAGCGCCTGGGGCTGGCGCCGCTGCGCCTGCCCGAAGGCAGTTGCGTGATCTTCGGCGGCGGCTGGAAGGGCCACGCCGACCAGGCCATCGCCAAGGACGTGCTGCACGCCAGCATCACCCACTGGCTGGGCATCGCGCCCGAGCGCATCGTCGAAACCTTCGGCGCGGTGGAGCACAGCATTCCCTACGTCGGCTGCACGCGGCACCGCCTGCACGCGCCCATGTGGTCGCGCGTGCTGGTGCGCGACGTGCGCACCCTCGCGCCCGTGCCCGACGGCCAGCCGGGCTTCCTGTCCTTCCTCTCGCCCTACATCACCTCGGTGCCCGCGCACAGCGTGGTCATGGGCGACCTGGCCGTGCGCCACTCTGCCGGCAGTTGCGGCTGCGGCTGCCCCACGCCGTGGTTCGAGGTGCTGGGCCGCGCCGGCACGTCGAGCAACAAGAGCTGCGCTGCCGCCGCTGCGGATCTGCTGCCCTCGGCCTGA
- a CDS encoding SpoIIE family protein phosphatase — MLLRTRITGIAAAGLLFSALCLLGGSLLHEQLLRQRLAATAQSAQAALWAEALAAEDRALDESTDKLLLVPQFQRGVRLGDSDDLAQAMEREGLLPGPDGPLALVALLGMGSAPMLWGQTLDSPLLDADSLERASVGDAVDGLRLVGSSKVLVLSTRRLAGQGDAAVLVLARDAGHALAQMARRTGAAVALLDLHGRLLRTTDAALWQAAAPHVALRGAQYAELELDARSYTVSSMPVNDLAGHAAGTLVTLADHTQDAEASRFLERLALGGTAALVLAVLLGLNWYLRRSLQPLEKSIDALQALAQGDASVHLPYSGNDEIGRIAQAVATFRRNAQELAATRALRERVRRRQERLLRTKLQALAQATHQPLDFEAGRSEEEQLRQLAGVMNELSGRLIDQHQRLTGMVQELREALITKNRLAGLEQELQIAAQVQLSILPRQPPQDARVQLHCHITPAREVGGDFYDYFFIDDAHLGFVIADVSGKGVPAALFMTITRTLLKATAQFIAEPTRCVAQLNDLLAAENDQMMFVTLFYGVLHLESGHVRYVNAGHNPPYLLRGDGSVAPLARTGGVAVAVSEGFAYRHGSVDLQAGDQLFLYTDGVTEAFDPDGQEYGDARLGQALHAALAATDHAPAHIAAQVLADVHAFERGAPQADDITCVALRYLGHQK; from the coding sequence ATGCTGCTGCGCACACGCATCACTGGAATCGCCGCGGCCGGGCTGCTGTTCTCCGCGCTGTGCCTGCTGGGCGGCAGCCTGCTGCACGAGCAGCTGCTGCGCCAGCGCCTGGCCGCCACCGCCCAGAGCGCGCAGGCGGCGCTGTGGGCCGAGGCGCTGGCCGCCGAGGACCGCGCGCTCGATGAGTCCACCGACAAGCTGCTCCTGGTGCCCCAGTTCCAGCGCGGCGTGCGGCTGGGCGACAGCGACGACCTGGCCCAGGCCATGGAGCGCGAAGGGCTGCTGCCCGGGCCGGACGGGCCGCTGGCCCTGGTGGCGCTGCTGGGCATGGGCAGCGCGCCCATGCTCTGGGGGCAGACGCTGGACAGCCCCCTGCTCGACGCCGACAGCCTGGAGCGCGCCAGCGTGGGCGACGCCGTGGACGGCCTGCGCCTGGTCGGCAGCAGCAAGGTGCTGGTGCTGTCCACGCGCCGCCTGGCGGGGCAGGGCGATGCCGCCGTGCTGGTGCTGGCGCGCGACGCCGGCCATGCCCTGGCGCAGATGGCCCGGCGCACGGGCGCGGCGGTGGCCCTGCTCGACCTGCACGGGCGCCTGCTGCGCACCACCGATGCCGCGCTGTGGCAGGCGGCGGCCCCGCACGTGGCGCTGCGTGGCGCCCAATACGCCGAGCTGGAGCTGGACGCGCGCAGCTACACCGTCAGCAGCATGCCGGTGAACGACCTAGCTGGCCATGCGGCGGGCACGCTGGTGACGCTGGCCGACCACACCCAGGACGCCGAGGCCAGCCGCTTCCTCGAACGCCTGGCGCTGGGCGGCACGGCGGCGCTGGTGCTGGCCGTGCTGCTGGGGCTGAACTGGTACCTGCGGCGCAGCCTGCAGCCGCTGGAAAAGTCCATCGACGCGCTGCAGGCCCTGGCGCAGGGCGACGCCAGCGTGCACCTGCCCTACAGCGGCAACGACGAAATCGGGCGCATCGCGCAGGCCGTGGCCACGTTCCGGCGCAACGCCCAGGAGCTGGCCGCCACGCGCGCGCTGCGCGAGCGCGTGCGCCGCCGCCAGGAGCGCCTGCTGCGCACCAAGCTGCAGGCGCTGGCCCAGGCCACGCACCAGCCGCTCGATTTCGAGGCCGGGCGCAGCGAGGAGGAGCAGCTGCGCCAGCTCGCGGGCGTGATGAACGAGCTGTCGGGCCGCCTCATCGACCAGCACCAGCGCCTCACCGGCATGGTGCAGGAGCTGCGCGAGGCGCTCATCACCAAGAACCGCCTGGCCGGGCTGGAGCAGGAGCTGCAGATCGCTGCGCAGGTGCAGCTCAGCATCCTGCCGCGCCAGCCGCCGCAGGACGCGCGCGTGCAGTTGCACTGCCACATCACGCCGGCGCGCGAGGTCGGGGGCGACTTCTACGACTACTTCTTCATCGACGACGCGCACCTGGGCTTCGTCATCGCCGACGTGTCGGGCAAGGGCGTGCCGGCGGCGCTGTTCATGACCATCACGCGCACGCTGCTCAAGGCCACGGCGCAGTTCATCGCCGAGCCCACGCGCTGCGTGGCGCAGCTCAACGACCTGCTGGCGGCGGAGAACGACCAGATGATGTTCGTCACGCTGTTCTACGGCGTGCTGCACCTGGAGAGCGGGCATGTGCGCTACGTCAACGCCGGGCACAACCCGCCCTACCTGCTGCGCGGCGACGGCAGCGTGGCGCCGCTGGCGCGCACCGGCGGCGTGGCCGTGGCGGTGAGCGAGGGCTTCGCCTACCGCCATGGCAGCGTGGATCTGCAGGCCGGCGACCAGCTCTTTCTCTACACCGACGGCGTGACCGAAGCCTTCGACCCCGACGGGCAGGAGTACGGCGACGCGCGCCTGGGCCAGGCCCTGCACGCCGCGCTGGCCGCCACCGACCACGCGCCCGCGCACATCGCCGCCCAGGTGCTGGCCGACGTGCACGCCTTCGAGCGCGGCGCGCCCCAGGCCGACGACATCACCTGCGTGGCGCTGCGCTACCTGGGTCATCAAAAATAG
- the alr gene encoding alanine racemase encodes MNATHDGPRLSLDFDALAHNWRTVGAAGAGQPVGAVVKNDAYGLGVAAVVPRLWALGCREFWVATLHEALAVRGSLQEGAAGAARILVLNGLAGARPEDFAAQGLTPVLTGPHELAPLAGYAARAGARLPVAVHLDTGLTRLGFGAAQLQALQPHGALWRDAQATHWVTHLGRFHDPEAPQCLLQRERFVQWTAQLPPALRSIATSSSVFAGPGWHFDHARVGSALWGVPASQRAAPALRPVASLHAPVLRVADVPAGTEVGYAGSYTTPGPRRIATVALGYGDGLPFGLVNRGHLVLAGRQVPIVGGVAMGMVAVDVSACAPGEVRPGMWAEVYGARQPVQALAAAAGVAANVLLALSARLAPRCAAWQDAATEVAA; translated from the coding sequence ATGAATGCCACGCACGACGGGCCGCGCCTGTCCCTGGACTTCGATGCGCTGGCGCACAACTGGCGCACCGTGGGCGCGGCCGGCGCGGGCCAGCCCGTCGGCGCCGTGGTGAAGAACGACGCCTACGGCCTGGGCGTGGCCGCCGTGGTGCCCCGGCTGTGGGCGCTGGGCTGCCGTGAATTCTGGGTGGCCACGCTGCACGAGGCGCTGGCCGTGCGTGGCAGCCTGCAGGAGGGCGCCGCGGGCGCGGCGCGCATCCTGGTGCTCAATGGGCTGGCCGGCGCCCGCCCGGAAGACTTCGCCGCGCAGGGGCTGACGCCGGTGCTCACCGGCCCCCACGAGCTGGCGCCGCTGGCGGGCTACGCCGCGCGCGCCGGCGCGCGCCTGCCGGTGGCGGTGCACCTGGACACGGGCCTGACCCGCCTGGGCTTTGGCGCCGCGCAGCTGCAGGCGCTGCAGCCCCACGGCGCCCTGTGGCGCGATGCGCAGGCCACCCACTGGGTCACGCACCTGGGGCGCTTTCACGACCCCGAGGCGCCGCAGTGCCTGCTGCAGCGCGAGCGCTTTGTGCAATGGACGGCGCAACTGCCCCCGGCGCTGCGCAGCATTGCCACCTCGTCGAGCGTGTTCGCCGGGCCCGGCTGGCATTTCGACCACGCCCGCGTCGGCAGCGCCCTGTGGGGCGTGCCCGCCAGCCAGCGGGCGGCCCCGGCGCTGCGCCCCGTGGCCAGCCTGCATGCGCCCGTGCTGCGCGTGGCCGACGTGCCCGCGGGCACCGAGGTGGGCTACGCCGGCAGCTACACCACGCCGGGGCCCCGGCGCATCGCCACCGTGGCCCTGGGCTATGGCGACGGCCTGCCGTTCGGCCTGGTGAACCGCGGGCACCTCGTGCTGGCCGGGCGGCAAGTGCCCATCGTCGGCGGCGTGGCCATGGGCATGGTGGCGGTGGATGTGAGCGCCTGCGCGCCCGGCGAGGTGCGGCCCGGCATGTGGGCCGAGGTGTACGGCGCCCGGCAGCCGGTGCAGGCGCTGGCCGCCGCCGCCGGCGTGGCCGCGAACGTGCTGCTCGCGCTGTCGGCCCGGCTGGCGCCGCGCTGCGCGGCCTGGCAGGACGCCGCCACGGAGGTGGCCGCATGA
- a CDS encoding ABC transporter substrate-binding protein yields MSRRRFLRHCLHGAGLPLLAPLAAAAAPAAGKSLHILMITFRGETDVDKGFRAYLAEAGLQVRYTVRDVQQDVGRIPAILEEARALAPDLIYVWGTPITLAVVGAYDDPDRQHFIHDIPVVFALVAAPVRSRIVENLEAPGRNVTGAVHVVPFDVQLRVMQRYRPLQKLGVLYTGSEPNSRAIVEVARSTCQDSGVALLERTFRANAQGQPTADGVEELVAQLQAEGAQWLYLLPDTFLGSVYARVTPAALQARLPCFGAAELAVRSGAALTGLVSRYYSVGQLAGAKAVEILVGGKSPAAIPVERLKRFSLLVNMRVAHSLRLYPPIDMLNYAEVIAVGDAPPIAS; encoded by the coding sequence ATGTCACGCCGCCGCTTTCTTCGACACTGCCTGCACGGGGCCGGCCTGCCCCTGCTGGCGCCGCTGGCCGCTGCGGCCGCCCCGGCTGCAGGCAAGTCCCTGCACATCCTGATGATCACCTTCCGGGGCGAGACCGATGTGGACAAGGGCTTCCGCGCCTACCTGGCCGAGGCCGGGCTGCAGGTGCGCTACACCGTGCGCGACGTGCAGCAGGACGTGGGCCGCATCCCGGCCATCCTGGAGGAAGCGCGCGCGCTGGCGCCCGATCTCATCTACGTCTGGGGCACGCCCATCACCCTGGCCGTGGTCGGGGCCTACGACGATCCCGACCGGCAGCACTTCATCCATGACATTCCCGTGGTGTTCGCCCTCGTGGCGGCGCCCGTGCGCTCGCGCATCGTCGAGAACCTGGAGGCGCCGGGCCGCAACGTGACCGGTGCCGTGCACGTGGTGCCGTTCGACGTGCAACTGCGCGTGATGCAGCGCTACCGCCCGCTGCAGAAGCTCGGCGTGCTCTACACCGGCTCCGAGCCGAACTCGCGCGCCATCGTCGAGGTGGCGCGCAGCACCTGCCAGGACAGCGGCGTGGCGCTGCTGGAGCGCACCTTCCGCGCCAACGCCCAGGGCCAGCCCACGGCCGACGGCGTGGAGGAGCTGGTGGCGCAGCTCCAGGCCGAGGGCGCGCAGTGGCTCTACCTGCTGCCCGACACCTTCCTGGGCTCGGTCTACGCGCGCGTCACCCCCGCCGCGCTGCAGGCCAGGCTGCCCTGCTTCGGCGCGGCCGAGCTGGCCGTGCGCTCGGGCGCCGCGCTCACCGGGCTGGTCAGCCGCTACTACTCCGTGGGCCAGCTCGCCGGGGCCAAGGCGGTCGAGATCCTGGTGGGGGGCAAGTCGCCCGCCGCCATCCCGGTGGAGCGGCTCAAGCGCTTCTCGCTGCTGGTGAACATGCGCGTGGCGCACAGCCTGCGCCTGTACCCGCCGATCGACATGCTCAACTACGCCGAAGTCATTGCCGTGGGCGACGCGCCCCCCATCGCGTCATGA
- a CDS encoding MFS transporter: protein MPRSPSVLSMARLLWRFAAMLAGIGAATLLASGQLTENTLHAAQQEAFTARFQLMAQRAAAAAENALALRVPPTPDSPLAGLLAREAALEPAMRSFAILSAQEQPLLSAPVPAAPQATATAQVRAPIRNDLGETVGAALLRYDDQALQTARQRLHDAVWQAVWPALLLWCGALGGLCWALVRRLRRHAGPLPVPGGERALLAAAAALGLGLALAWVGWQATAAGQASIQPDQLAKARAVARSSAALIARALEVGVPAQELVGVPAHAAALQAQSPEIAALAVRTPGGQLLAGQAPAPGAWTVAAPALVAGVPQAEVVLTLDPTVLARKLQATLLDMAFLGAVCLLMALEWVALGLGTRGARALAAWEARRGRLARRPLPRPVVGAAAVRPALFLFMLAEELTRPFLPTWARTLAPGDWGLSPNMLASLPLVVFLAVVALLQWPLAAWSERFGRRRGVVLGALLGAAGLAWAAAWPSYGALVAGRLLGALGFAMVFVSAQGAVIDGSSAQDRARSLAQFVRAILVAGLCGPPLGGLAADRWGAPAAFALAACVALLAALVAWGQMPRSAARPAPAPAPAQALHGLLRQPGLAGLLLGCALPAKLLLAALCFYLLPMHLQDMGHGSAVTGRLQTIYPLTMVLLVPLAARLADRWGQRSRFVFLGGLLAGGSALLAWPGGGGVWPLALVLLGLGLGQALSITPQSALIADLARSLPARQGAGVLGLFRLTERGGSALGPAVGAWLLPVLGFGPAVAAVGALVLGGSLAYGWSLRGARTAGRAA from the coding sequence ATGCCCCGCTCCCCCTCCGTCCTTTCCATGGCCCGGCTGCTGTGGCGCTTCGCCGCCATGCTGGCCGGCATTGGCGCCGCCACCTTGCTGGCCAGCGGCCAGCTCACCGAAAACACCCTGCACGCCGCGCAGCAAGAGGCCTTCACGGCGCGCTTCCAGCTCATGGCGCAGCGCGCCGCCGCCGCGGCCGAGAACGCCCTGGCGCTGCGCGTGCCGCCCACGCCCGATTCGCCCCTGGCCGGGCTGCTGGCGCGCGAGGCGGCCCTGGAGCCCGCCATGCGCTCCTTCGCCATCCTGTCCGCGCAGGAGCAGCCGCTGCTGTCGGCCCCGGTGCCTGCCGCGCCGCAGGCCACGGCCACGGCCCAGGTGCGCGCGCCCATCCGCAACGACCTGGGGGAAACCGTGGGCGCGGCCCTGCTGCGCTATGACGACCAGGCGCTCCAGACGGCGCGGCAGCGCCTGCACGACGCCGTCTGGCAGGCCGTGTGGCCGGCGCTGCTGCTGTGGTGCGGCGCCCTGGGCGGGCTGTGCTGGGCCCTGGTGCGCAGGCTGCGCCGCCATGCCGGGCCGCTGCCCGTGCCGGGCGGCGAGCGCGCGCTGCTGGCCGCCGCCGCCGCGCTGGGGCTGGGCCTGGCGCTGGCCTGGGTGGGCTGGCAGGCCACTGCCGCCGGGCAGGCCAGCATCCAGCCCGACCAGTTGGCCAAGGCGCGCGCCGTGGCGCGCTCCAGCGCCGCGCTGATCGCCCGTGCCCTCGAAGTGGGCGTGCCCGCGCAGGAACTGGTGGGGGTGCCGGCGCACGCCGCCGCGCTGCAGGCGCAAAGCCCCGAAATCGCGGCCCTGGCGGTGCGCACCCCTGGCGGCCAGCTGCTGGCCGGGCAGGCCCCCGCCCCTGGGGCCTGGACGGTGGCGGCCCCGGCCCTGGTGGCGGGTGTGCCCCAGGCCGAAGTGGTGCTCACCCTCGACCCCACCGTGCTGGCCCGCAAGCTGCAGGCCACGCTGCTGGACATGGCCTTCCTCGGCGCCGTGTGCCTGCTCATGGCCCTGGAGTGGGTGGCGCTGGGGCTGGGCACGCGCGGCGCGCGCGCCCTGGCCGCGTGGGAGGCGCGGCGCGGCCGCCTGGCGCGCCGGCCCCTGCCGCGCCCCGTGGTGGGGGCGGCCGCCGTGCGCCCCGCGCTGTTCCTGTTCATGCTGGCCGAGGAACTGACGCGCCCCTTCCTGCCCACCTGGGCGCGCACGCTGGCGCCGGGGGACTGGGGCCTGTCGCCCAACATGCTCGCCAGCCTGCCGCTGGTGGTGTTCCTGGCCGTGGTGGCGCTGCTGCAATGGCCGCTGGCCGCCTGGTCCGAACGCTTCGGGCGGCGCCGGGGCGTGGTCCTCGGGGCGCTGCTGGGTGCCGCTGGGCTGGCCTGGGCGGCGGCCTGGCCCAGCTACGGCGCGCTCGTGGCGGGGCGGCTGCTGGGGGCGCTGGGGTTCGCCATGGTGTTCGTGTCGGCGCAGGGCGCGGTGATCGACGGCTCCTCGGCGCAGGACCGCGCGCGCAGCCTGGCGCAGTTCGTGCGCGCCATCCTGGTGGCCGGCCTGTGCGGGCCGCCGCTGGGCGGCCTGGCGGCCGACCGCTGGGGCGCGCCGGCGGCCTTCGCGCTGGCCGCGTGCGTGGCCCTGCTGGCTGCGCTGGTGGCCTGGGGGCAGATGCCGCGCTCCGCCGCCCGCCCGGCGCCCGCGCCTGCGCCCGCGCAGGCCCTGCACGGCCTGCTGCGCCAGCCCGGGCTGGCCGGGTTGCTGCTGGGCTGCGCGCTGCCCGCCAAGCTGCTGCTGGCGGCCCTGTGCTTCTACCTGCTGCCCATGCATTTGCAGGACATGGGCCACGGCAGCGCCGTCACCGGCCGGCTGCAGACCATCTACCCGCTGACCATGGTGCTGCTGGTGCCGCTGGCCGCGCGCCTGGCCGACCGCTGGGGCCAGCGCAGCCGCTTCGTCTTCCTGGGCGGGCTGCTGGCCGGGGGCAGCGCCCTGCTGGCCTGGCCGGGCGGGGGCGGCGTGTGGCCCCTGGCGCTGGTGCTGCTGGGCCTGGGCCTGGGGCAGGCGCTGTCCATCACGCCGCAGTCGGCCCTGATCGCCGACCTGGCGCGCAGCCTGCCCGCGCGCCAGGGGGCCGGGGTGCTGGGGCTGTTCCGGCTCACCGAGCGCGGCGGCAGCGCGCTGGGCCCGGCGGTGGGCGCGTGGCTGCTGCCGGTGCTGGGCTTCGGCCCGGCGGTGGCGGCGGTGGGGGCGCTGGTGCTGGGCGGCAGCCTGGCCTACGGCTGGAGCCTGCGCGGCGCCCGCACAGCGGGGCGCGCGGCCTGA
- a CDS encoding acetyl-CoA C-acyltransferase — protein sequence MQDPIVIVGAARTPMGAFQGDFADLAAHDLGGAAIKAAVARAGIAPEKVDEVLFGNCLMAGQGQAPARQAGFKGGLPRSTGAVTLSKMCGAGMEATILAHDQLVAGSRDVMVSGGMESMTNAPYLLKKGRGGYRLGHDKIFDHMMLDGLEDAYEAGRSMGTFGEDCAAKYQFTRAQQDAFATASVQRAQDAIKSGAFKAEITPVTFTTRKGEVTVEQDEGPPKIRLDKIPTLKPAFKKDGTITAAASSSINDGAAALVLMRQSTAQQLGCTPLARIVAHATHAQEPEWFTTAPVGATEKALKKAGWKAEDVDLWEINEAFAVVPMALMHDLNVPHEKVNVNGGACALGHPIGASGARILVTLLHALQARGKKKGLATLCIGGGEATAMAIELV from the coding sequence ATGCAAGATCCCATCGTCATCGTTGGCGCCGCGCGCACGCCCATGGGCGCCTTCCAGGGCGACTTCGCCGACCTCGCGGCGCACGATCTGGGCGGCGCCGCCATCAAGGCCGCCGTCGCGCGCGCTGGCATCGCGCCCGAGAAGGTCGATGAAGTGCTTTTCGGCAACTGCCTCATGGCGGGCCAGGGCCAGGCGCCCGCGCGCCAGGCCGGCTTCAAGGGCGGGCTGCCGCGCAGCACCGGCGCCGTGACGCTGTCGAAGATGTGCGGCGCCGGCATGGAGGCCACCATCCTGGCGCACGACCAGCTCGTCGCCGGCAGCCGCGACGTGATGGTCTCCGGCGGCATGGAGAGCATGACCAATGCCCCCTACCTGCTCAAGAAAGGCCGCGGCGGCTACCGGCTGGGCCACGACAAGATCTTCGACCACATGATGCTCGACGGCCTGGAGGACGCCTACGAGGCTGGCCGCTCCATGGGCACCTTCGGCGAGGACTGCGCCGCCAAGTACCAGTTCACGCGCGCGCAGCAGGACGCCTTCGCCACGGCCAGCGTCCAGCGCGCGCAGGATGCTATTAAATCTGGAGCATTCAAGGCCGAGATCACCCCCGTGACCTTCACCACGCGCAAGGGCGAAGTCACCGTCGAGCAGGACGAAGGCCCGCCGAAGATCCGCCTCGACAAGATTCCCACCCTCAAGCCCGCGTTCAAGAAGGACGGCACCATCACCGCCGCCGCCAGCTCCAGCATCAACGACGGCGCCGCCGCCCTGGTGCTCATGCGCCAGTCCACCGCGCAGCAGCTCGGCTGCACGCCGCTGGCGCGCATCGTCGCCCACGCCACGCACGCGCAGGAGCCCGAGTGGTTCACCACCGCCCCCGTCGGCGCCACCGAGAAGGCCCTGAAAAAGGCCGGCTGGAAGGCCGAGGACGTGGACCTGTGGGAAATCAACGAAGCCTTCGCCGTCGTCCCCATGGCGCTGATGCACGACCTGAACGTGCCGCACGAGAAAGTGAACGTCAACGGCGGCGCCTGCGCGCTCGGCCACCCCATCGGCGCCAGCGGCGCGCGCATCCTGGTCACGCTGCTGCACGCGCTGCAGGCGCGCGGCAAGAAAAAGGGCCTGGCCACGCTGTGCATCGGCGGCGGCGAGGCCACGGCCATGGCCATCGAACTGGTGTAA
- the aceK gene encoding bifunctional isocitrate dehydrogenase kinase/phosphatase, translated as MYPQRLDAPQAYGIAKAMLDGFNRHYRLFRTESARAKHRFETADWHGQQRAQRERIEFYDLRVRECVRRLEKEFQAGAQGMDVWYQVKLHYIGLLVAHCQPELAETFFNSVTTKILHRTHFHNDFIFVRPAVSTEYIESQDPGARPSYRAYYPRPESLRETLAQVIAGFELQRPFEDLERDIGYVLAALQPRIAGFKLRANFQIQVLSSLFFRNKGAYLVGKIINGFSSMPFALPILHNEAGRLFIDAALFGEDDLLALFSFARAYFMVDMEVPSAYVQFLAGLMPRKPLAELYSALGLAKQGKTLFYREFLWHLKHSSDQLRIAPGIKGMVMLVFDLPSFPYVFKLIKDEFPPQKDTTREQVESKYQLVKRHDRVGRMADTLEYSLVALPRERFSDALMAELLAHAPGQIEVSDRDGDGQQEVIIRHLYIERRMVPLNLYLQEAFDAGLDDPQARQQMERSVIEYGNAIKDLVAANIFPGDMLWKNFGVTRGGKVVFYDYDEIEYLTDCHFRAVPPPRCEEDELSGEVWWKVGPRDVFPETFAPFLLGNPAVREVFMRHHADLLTPQYWQAHKERIQQGHVHDVFPYPAERRFSAREPLSPTT; from the coding sequence ATGTACCCCCAGCGCCTCGACGCCCCCCAGGCCTACGGCATCGCCAAGGCGATGCTCGACGGCTTCAACCGCCACTACCGGCTGTTCCGCACCGAGTCGGCGCGCGCCAAGCACCGCTTCGAGACCGCCGACTGGCACGGCCAGCAGCGCGCGCAGCGCGAGCGCATCGAGTTCTACGACCTGCGCGTGCGCGAATGCGTGCGCCGGCTCGAAAAGGAGTTCCAGGCCGGCGCGCAGGGCATGGACGTGTGGTACCAGGTCAAGCTGCACTACATCGGCCTGCTGGTGGCGCACTGCCAGCCCGAGCTGGCCGAGACCTTCTTCAACTCGGTCACCACCAAGATCCTGCACCGCACGCATTTCCACAACGACTTCATCTTCGTGCGCCCCGCCGTGAGCACGGAGTACATCGAGAGCCAGGACCCCGGCGCCCGCCCCAGCTACCGCGCCTACTACCCCCGGCCCGAGAGCCTGCGCGAGACGCTGGCGCAGGTCATCGCGGGCTTTGAATTGCAGCGCCCGTTCGAGGACCTGGAGCGCGACATCGGCTACGTGCTGGCCGCGCTGCAGCCGCGCATCGCCGGCTTCAAGCTGCGCGCCAACTTCCAGATCCAGGTGCTCTCCAGCCTGTTCTTCCGCAACAAGGGCGCCTACCTGGTCGGCAAGATCATCAACGGCTTTTCGTCCATGCCGTTTGCCCTGCCCATCCTGCACAACGAGGCCGGCCGGCTGTTCATCGACGCGGCGCTGTTCGGCGAGGACGACCTGCTCGCGCTGTTCAGCTTCGCGCGCGCCTACTTCATGGTGGACATGGAGGTGCCCAGCGCCTACGTGCAGTTCCTCGCCGGCCTGATGCCGCGCAAGCCGCTGGCCGAGCTGTACAGCGCGCTGGGCCTGGCCAAGCAGGGCAAGACGCTGTTCTACCGCGAGTTCCTCTGGCACCTCAAGCACTCCAGCGACCAGCTGCGCATCGCCCCCGGCATCAAGGGCATGGTCATGCTGGTGTTCGACCTGCCCAGCTTCCCCTACGTGTTCAAGCTCATCAAGGACGAGTTCCCGCCGCAGAAGGACACCACGCGCGAGCAGGTCGAATCGAAATACCAGCTCGTCAAGCGCCACGACCGCGTGGGGCGCATGGCCGACACGCTGGAGTACAGCCTGGTGGCGCTGCCGCGCGAGCGCTTTTCCGACGCGCTGATGGCCGAGCTGCTGGCGCACGCGCCGGGCCAGATCGAGGTCAGCGACCGCGACGGCGACGGCCAGCAGGAAGTCATCATCCGCCACCTCTACATCGAGCGCCGCATGGTGCCGCTGAACCTGTACCTGCAGGAAGCCTTCGACGCCGGCCTGGACGACCCGCAGGCGCGCCAGCAGATGGAGCGCAGCGTCATCGAGTACGGCAACGCCATCAAGGACCTCGTGGCCGCCAACATCTTCCCCGGCGACATGCTGTGGAAGAACTTCGGCGTCACGCGCGGCGGCAAGGTGGTGTTCTACGACTACGACGAAATCGAATACCTGACCGATTGCCACTTCCGCGCCGTGCCGCCGCCGCGCTGCGAGGAGGACGAGCTGTCGGGCGAAGTCTGGTGGAAGGTCGGCCCGCGCGACGTCTTTCCCGAAACCTTCGCCCCCTTCCTGCTCGGCAACCCGGCCGTGCGCGAGGTCTTCATGCGCCACCACGCCGACCTGCTCACGCCGCAGTACTGGCAGGCGCACAAGGAGCGCATCCAGCAGGGCCATGTCCACGACGTCTTTCCCTACCCCGCCGAGCGCCGCTTTTCAGCACGGGAACCTCTTTCCCCAACCACTTGA